One Microbacterium sp. W4I20 DNA window includes the following coding sequences:
- a CDS encoding SseB family protein, producing the protein MSQGTDDSCGHGDHGHDDHGRSSANPGDSAGVPWEGRSFEANPHTGDDGSADPALLGALLRFRAGEGSQVEVVDAFRSARVLIPLVAEKGALRQAQEPDLGPSGLAVDKTQELSIVTVAAPDGRRVQPVFSSVEAMQRWDATARPIPVEAVRAALAASADDTDLIVLDPTSETEFVVRRPAVWAIAQGHAWEPSFLSPEVFGALEESVAHELAVIDVAVAAGDPDARLRGPELIVILELVDGLEREVLDAVLQRLAQRWASDDRIAVLADSLTVKLRRSA; encoded by the coding sequence ATGTCGCAGGGGACTGACGACTCCTGCGGGCACGGCGACCACGGTCACGACGACCACGGTCGCTCGTCCGCGAACCCCGGAGACTCGGCCGGCGTTCCCTGGGAGGGGCGCAGCTTCGAGGCCAATCCACACACCGGCGACGACGGATCGGCCGACCCCGCGCTGCTCGGCGCACTGCTGCGCTTCCGTGCCGGCGAGGGCTCGCAGGTCGAGGTGGTCGATGCGTTCCGGTCTGCCCGTGTCCTGATCCCGCTCGTCGCAGAGAAGGGGGCCCTTCGTCAGGCTCAGGAACCGGACCTGGGACCCAGCGGTCTCGCCGTCGACAAGACGCAAGAGCTCTCCATCGTCACGGTCGCCGCTCCCGACGGCCGCCGCGTGCAGCCGGTCTTCTCCTCGGTCGAAGCGATGCAGCGGTGGGATGCGACGGCGCGCCCGATCCCGGTCGAGGCGGTTCGCGCGGCCCTGGCCGCATCCGCCGATGACACCGACCTCATCGTGCTCGACCCGACGTCGGAGACGGAGTTCGTCGTCCGTCGGCCCGCCGTGTGGGCGATCGCGCAGGGGCACGCCTGGGAGCCGAGTTTCCTGTCGCCCGAGGTCTTCGGCGCCCTCGAAGAGAGCGTGGCCCACGAGCTCGCGGTGATCGACGTCGCCGTCGCGGCGGGTGATCCGGATGCGCGCCTCCGCGGTCCCGAACTCATCGTGATCCTGGAGCTCGTCGACGGCCTCGAACGCGAGGTTCTGGACGCCGTCCTCCAGCGCTTGGCCCAGCGCTGGGCCTCCGACGACCGCATCGCCGTGCTCGCGGACTCCCTCACCGTGAAGCTCCGCCGCAGCGCCTGA
- a CDS encoding DUF1844 domain-containing protein, whose translation MTNQASDETAHEREERWARQEEAASSATRDIADVPAVEVITTAAVHLMSAGAVKLGLADDPDAAAQLDLDEARKLINALAGLITAGAPEISDMHARSLRDGLRSLQLAFREASSIPDPIGKGPGEKWTGPVN comes from the coding sequence GTGACGAACCAGGCATCGGACGAGACTGCACACGAGCGCGAAGAGCGCTGGGCACGACAGGAAGAAGCGGCGTCCTCCGCCACCCGCGACATCGCCGATGTGCCCGCTGTCGAGGTGATCACCACCGCTGCCGTGCACCTGATGAGCGCCGGCGCCGTGAAGCTCGGGCTCGCCGACGACCCGGATGCTGCGGCGCAGCTCGACCTCGACGAAGCACGCAAGCTCATCAACGCCCTCGCCGGACTCATCACCGCGGGCGCACCCGAGATCAGCGACATGCACGCCCGCTCGCTGCGCGACGGCCTGCGCTCCCTGCAGCTCGCGTTCCGCGAGGCCTCCAGCATCCCCGATCCGATCGGCAAGGGGCCCGGCGAGAAGTGGACCGGGCCGGTCAACTAG
- the infC gene encoding translation initiation factor IF-3 encodes MSDPRTNERIRVPEVRLVGPAGEQIGVVRIEAALRLAQEADLDLVEVAPNSKPPVVKIMDYGKFKYEAAQKEKEARRNQANTILKEVRFRLKIEAHDYTTKLKRAEGFLKAGDKVKAMILFRGREQSRPEQGVRLLRKFAEDVAELGTVESNPTIDGRNMVMIVAPLKSKSEAKQEQNAVRDAQRAANKQAAREGKTESDAPAEVAAE; translated from the coding sequence ATCAGCGATCCCCGCACCAATGAGCGCATCCGCGTCCCCGAGGTTCGCCTCGTCGGTCCCGCGGGTGAGCAGATCGGCGTCGTCCGCATCGAGGCCGCGTTGCGCCTTGCGCAGGAAGCCGATCTCGACCTCGTCGAGGTCGCCCCCAACTCGAAGCCGCCCGTGGTCAAGATCATGGACTACGGCAAGTTCAAGTACGAGGCCGCCCAGAAGGAAAAGGAAGCTCGCCGCAACCAGGCGAACACGATCCTGAAGGAAGTCCGCTTCCGTCTGAAGATCGAGGCGCACGACTACACGACCAAGCTGAAGCGCGCCGAGGGCTTCCTCAAGGCCGGCGACAAGGTCAAGGCCATGATCCTGTTCCGCGGTCGCGAGCAGTCGCGCCCCGAGCAGGGTGTGCGTCTTCTCCGCAAGTTCGCGGAAGACGTGGCCGAGCTCGGAACGGTCGAGTCCAACCCGACCATCGACGGTCGGAACATGGTCATGATCGTGGCTCCGCTCAAGAGCAAGTCCGAGGCCAAGCAGGAGCAGAATGCCGTCCGCGATGCACAGCGTGCCGCGAACAAGCAGGCTGCCCGCGAGGGCAAGACCGAGTCGGATGCTCCGGCCGAGGTCGCCGCGGAGTAA
- the rpmI gene encoding 50S ribosomal protein L35 has translation MPKQKTHSGAKKRFKITGSGKLKKQQAGMRHNLEHKSSRRTRRLNQDQVLSKADTKVAKKLLGR, from the coding sequence ATGCCGAAGCAGAAGACCCACTCGGGTGCTAAGAAGCGCTTCAAGATCACCGGCAGCGGCAAGCTGAAGAAGCAGCAGGCCGGTATGCGCCACAACCTCGAGCACAAGTCGAGCCGGCGTACCCGTCGTCTGAACCAGGACCAGGTGCTCTCGAAGGCTGACACCAAGGTCGCGAAGAAGCTTCTCGGCCGCTGA
- the rplT gene encoding 50S ribosomal protein L20, which produces MARVKRAVNAHKKRRVILERAKGYRGQRSRLYRKAKEQVIHSLVYSYRDRRKRKGDFRRLWIQRINAAARQNGMTYNRFIQGLGLAGVTVDRRMLADLAINDAATFTSLIETAKKALPSDVNAPKSAA; this is translated from the coding sequence ATGGCAAGAGTCAAGCGGGCAGTAAACGCCCACAAGAAGCGCCGGGTCATCCTCGAGCGCGCAAAGGGTTACCGCGGTCAGCGTTCGCGCCTCTACCGCAAGGCCAAAGAGCAGGTCATCCACTCCCTGGTCTACTCGTACCGTGACCGTCGCAAGCGCAAGGGCGACTTCCGTCGTCTGTGGATCCAGCGCATCAACGCTGCGGCCCGTCAGAACGGCATGACCTACAACCGCTTCATCCAGGGCCTCGGCCTCGCGGGTGTCACGGTCGACCGTCGTATGCTCGCCGACCTCGCGATCAACGACGCAGCGACGTTCACGTCGCTGATCGAGACGGCGAAGAAGGCTCTGCCCTCCGACGTCAACGCACCGAAGTCGGCTGCGTAA
- a CDS encoding RNA methyltransferase, translating to MLENPRSPRVRAVAKLTKRSARTETGLFLLEGPQAVREALTYRPEAIVELFATPNGWEKHPDIRSKAGEAEIDVEFVTEYVLNAMADTVTPQGLVAVVQQTPTSVRDIFASSPRLVAICEEVRDPGNLGTIIRAADAAGADAVVLTGRTVDPYNPKVVRATTGSLFHLPVSVAGDLADVVKRAHAAGLRILAADVKGDDLLEARAAGVLAEPTGWLFGNEARGLEDEALALADQVLKLPIFGRAESLNLATAASVCLYESAFAQRASASG from the coding sequence GTGCTGGAGAACCCCCGCTCCCCCCGAGTCCGTGCCGTGGCGAAGCTGACCAAACGCAGTGCGCGAACCGAGACGGGTCTGTTCCTTCTCGAAGGTCCGCAGGCAGTCCGCGAGGCGCTGACCTACCGCCCTGAGGCGATCGTCGAGCTGTTCGCGACGCCGAACGGATGGGAGAAGCATCCGGACATCCGCTCGAAGGCGGGCGAGGCCGAGATCGACGTCGAGTTCGTCACCGAGTACGTGCTCAATGCGATGGCCGACACGGTGACTCCTCAGGGGCTCGTCGCGGTGGTGCAGCAGACGCCAACGTCGGTGCGCGACATCTTCGCCTCATCGCCGCGGCTGGTCGCGATCTGCGAGGAGGTGCGTGATCCGGGGAACCTCGGCACCATCATCCGCGCCGCGGATGCCGCCGGTGCGGATGCCGTCGTGCTGACCGGACGCACCGTCGACCCGTACAACCCGAAGGTCGTCCGCGCGACGACGGGCTCGCTCTTCCACCTGCCGGTCTCGGTCGCGGGCGACCTCGCCGACGTCGTGAAGCGCGCCCACGCGGCAGGCCTGCGTATCCTCGCGGCCGACGTCAAGGGTGACGACCTGCTGGAGGCCCGTGCAGCGGGCGTCCTGGCCGAGCCCACCGGGTGGCTCTTCGGCAATGAGGCCCGGGGCCTCGAGGACGAGGCGCTCGCCTTGGCCGATCAGGTGCTCAAGCTGCCGATCTTCGGCCGCGCCGAATCGCTGAACCTCGCCACCGCAGCCAGCGTCTGCCTCTACGAGAGCGCCTTCGCGCAGCGCGCCTCGGCATCGGGCTGA